One window of the Nicotiana tabacum cultivar K326 chromosome 4, ASM71507v2, whole genome shotgun sequence genome contains the following:
- the LOC107761374 gene encoding uncharacterized protein LOC107761374 has protein sequence MDQNLPIIAKKFWNIVRVAFFMLKKGISKRKFMLDFNLFMKRSKIASKAAIHNLMFHHMTHQWSNSSSSATSHVGDLSHAPPDEYEFSCSNSPAYTKTFHLPFNFNKRSKHHAHHFHAPATPDDDVFMMNAAVMKALEMLQNDNSSPANDLPGFGRTPTVRQLRVTDSPFPLRDVEDDSHVDEAAENFISKFYRDLRRQASPAAN, from the coding sequence ATGGATCAAAATTTGCCAATTATAGCAAAGAAATTCTGGAACATAGTTCGAGTAGCTTTCTTCATGCTGAAAAAAGGCATATCAAAGAGAAAATTTATGCTCGATTTCAACTTATTTATGAAGCGTAGCAAAATTGCTAGCAAAGCCGCAATTCATAATCTCATGTTCCACCACATGACCCATCAATGGTCTAATTCTTCATCTTCTGCCACTTCGCACGTGGGAGATCTCTCACACGCTCCACCCGATGAGTACGAGTTCAGTTGCAGTAACAGCCCAGCTTATACTAAAACCTTCCACCTTCCATTCAACTTCAACAAGCGAAGCAAGCACCACGCGCATCATTTTCACGCGCCGGCCACCCCAGACGACGACGTTTTTATGATGAATGCGGCTGTGATGAAGGCTTTGGAGATGCTTCAGAATGATAATTCTTCGCCGGCTAATGATTTGCCGGGATTTGGGAGGACTCCGACGGTGAGGCAACTGAGGGTCACCGACTCGCCTTTTCCACTGAGAGACGTTGAAGATGATAGCCATGTTGATGAGGCGGCTgaaaatttcatttcaaaattctacAGAGATTTGAGGCGGCAAGCTTCTCCTGCTGCTAATTGA
- the LOC107761375 gene encoding uncharacterized protein LOC107761375: protein MDQNLPIVAKKFWNIVRVAFFMLKKGISKRKFMLDFNLFMKRSKIASKAAIHNLMFHHMTHQWSNSSSSATSHVGDISHAPPNEYEFSCSNSPAYTKTFHLPFTFNKRSKHHAHHFHAPAIPDDDVFVMNAAVMKAMEMLQNDNSSPANNLPGFGRTPTVRQLRITDSPFPLRDVEEDSHVDEAAENFISKFYRDLRRQASPAP, encoded by the coding sequence ATGGATCAAAATTTGCCAATTGTAGCAAAGAAATTCTGGAACATAGTACGAGTAGCTTTCTTCATGCTGAAAAAAGGCATATCAAAGAGAAAATTTATGCTCGATTTCAACTTATTTATGAAGCGTAGCAAAATTGCTAGCAAAGCCGCAATTCATAATCTCATGTTCCACCACATGACCCATCAATGGTCTAATTCCTCATCTTCTGCCACTTCGCACGTGGGAGATATCTCACACGCTCCACCCAATGAGTACGAGTTCAGCTGCAGTAACAGCCCAGCTTACACTAAAACCTTCCACCTTCCATTCACCTTCAACAAGCGAAGCAAGCACCACGCGCATCATTTTCACGCGCCGGCCATCCCAGACGACGACGTTTTTGTGATGAATGCGGCTGTGATGAAGGCTATGGAGATGCTTCAGAATGATAATTCTTCGCCGGCTAATAATTTGCCGGGTTTTGGGAGGACTCCGACGGTGAGGCAGTTGAGGATTACCGACTCGCCTTTTCCGCTGAGAGATGTTGAAGAAGATAGCCATGTTGATGAAGCTGCTgaaaatttcatatcaaaattcTACAGGGATTTGAGGCGGCAAGCTTCTCCTGCTCCATAA